The genomic interval TTCTTTCCGTTTATGGGTGAAGGTAAGGCATTGGCCACAATCAGTTCACATGACAAAGGAAGAGCTGTTTCAAATGGAAAATATTCATCTGAAAAGGATACTCTCAGAAACACAAATAAGGTTACTTCTAACAAAAGGGAGCCAAGTGATTTAGTGCATCGTGGGCCAGTGTCTGTAAGCAGTTTCATTAAAGGTGCCCCAGTAGCCAAAGATAAAAAAGTAGGTGTTAAGGGGCTATTTGACAAGCCAGTTTTAAACACTCACTCTAAAAATGtaacaaatagtaaaaataatctcTTAAGCAATAATAAGAGCAGTTCACCTTTTGGTTCATCTCCAAACAATAAGTTTGGAAAGGCTCAAATTGGAGGAATGTTGGCCAATAAAGGAAATGGAACTATGGTAATCACCCAAAAAGGAAATAAGCAGACACAGAAAAAGTCCAGTGGTGCAAATGATTCAGCACCTCAGCACTCTGTCTCTGCACCTGTTACTCCTTTTGTTGGAAAAGGCTATACTGTTGGATCCACTAGCAGCTGTCAGCCTGTGCCAGCTGCTACTGAAAAGCCATGGTTGTCCTTGTTGGACAAAATTGAAGCTgacaggaagaaaaagaaacacttgTCCTCTTTGACAATTGGGAAAGTCTTATCAACAACCAAAAcagtaaaaagtaatgaaattattaaaaatgaaagtaaaatgaagAATTCCAGTGAGTCAATGCGGTCACCACCCAAGAAATTCAAAAATGATCCTGCTACAAATCCTTTTTTGACAACTGATGTCGGCAGCCACAATAAAATCCACAGTAGCAGGGATAGTAACAGCCAAGCACAGTCATCTGCAAATGACAGTTTGGAAGTTATGGTAAGCTGTCCAACTTGTGGAACATTAGTGGAAGAAAATGCAATCAATTCACACTTAGATACTTGTTTGCAGCATAGATCAGAAGACACACCTGCATCTCAGAATGTAGCAAACTGCCCAATCTGCAACAAGAATTTTCCATTAAATGAAATTAATAGTCATGTTGATGTATGTCTGAGTAGTAATGATGATTCTACCTCTGTAACAATGGAAGAGGAAGATGAAATGATTAAATGTCCTATGTGTGATGAGAAACTTTTAAAACATACACTAGATGTCCATCTAGAATCGTGCATTCTCTGTATTACAAAAGCAGATGCATGTTTCATTGAAGATGACTGTGAGAGTGAGATGAATGATGCAAGTGGAAGTGATGGTGGAGAGGATTTACATCCATGCCCTCTATGTATGAAGTTAGTGAAAGAGGATCTCATGAACATCCATTTGGATGATTGCTTGTCAGCAGACATTTTGCAGGAAATGGTTCAAGAGTGATTAAATGTTCCTAGAGAGGaaaaaaaataagttgctagtcaaGCTGTGGAAGACTTGTGTTTATCAATTTAAGACTTTTTGAATTTTAATTATATTCTTTGTTATTTATGTTGCAAGTGATTTTTCAAGAACATTCTTTTTAATCTTTTAGTCATAAATGgcatttaattataatttttattaccAAGTAATTTGTTTTATAACTGATGCTCTTTGAAGACAATGAAAGAAATCCATGCTGCAAACTTGTATTATGTACATTGttatatttgtaataaaattttatttttataaagtttTATAAAAGGTTTGTATTAAATTCAGAACTGTTAACATAATTTTGGAATTACATTGTTTGCCCTCAGCAGACTCATATGCTGTTATAGACAGGTAATGATAATTGCTTCCAGCAACTCTGTTGTGGAGATAATAGTATAGATGAAGATAATTCATGTTTTATGGGACAAATATTACAGTATCATACCAGTAAATGTCAGCAAAATTACAATACAAGTTTCCTGTCCTCACATTGCCTGCAGGGAAAGGAAGACTCTTTAAGTGCATAGTTGACTTGGATCTAGTGATGCTTCTCGAAATCAGGTCACTGCAAGATCACttgcagtgtgggttcaggagataTCCCTATACACCTGATAACCTGACTGAGAAatgtgaaattacagtgaaatccagactaTCTATATGAAGattgtatgtgttctttcggacctgtccgataaggcttaccggccatggATCATCTTCAGTGGGAGTGCACTCACATTGCTTGAATGGTTATGGGAATTGGTAGATTGACTGCCTCGATTAATGAGGATAGTGGCAGGGAcactgcaaatgtagtgtgtggacagtaagttggagatGTAGGTCTCACAGGTAGAATGCCAGAGATAAGTTTCTGCAgttgcactgtcatcagtggcacagatggatagagcatctgccatgtaagtgggagatcccaggttcgagaccGAGCcgggacacaaattttcaactgtcccagttgatATTTGTCAATGCCGGTAAGCAgcttaagcagctaatggtctggatttcattgtaatttaatttttcgAGAGCTGCAGGATCacccatggtatctgttctttcggataggtCAGAAAGAGCAGATATAATCTTCATATAAGACCCAGAAATGACAATTCAATAACTCTGTAGATGTATTATTACATTGTGGGCATCTCCGCACCTTCATATGGCCCCTTCTTTTGATATGATTTGTTAGCTACTGATTTGAGACTTGCCTGTGCAAATATTTTATGCTGGAAAATGGCATCATTCATCCAAGTGTTTTATGTGTAACAGTGTTTGTCTTTGCAATTAACAGTAATATGCCCATGGTAAGGAACCTGTGTAGTGCTCCTTATTTGTTGATGATTTCTCCATCTTCTGCGTGTCTTCCAGCCTCCTAACAATCACTTATCAGTTGCAAATGATGAACAAGAGGTTGAAAGATTGCCACACGTTTGTGTTTTATTCAAGAAATTGGTTTCTCATTTTTAACAATTTTCATTGTCTTTCTAGTTTCTCTGTTTTATTGGTGAAATATGCATTTCTCAGTTCTAAGCGCAAGTTGGAATTAGTGTCTAGGAAGCAGACCGAGGCCCAGTTTTGTTCCAATTTTACAATCTTTTTGTGGTCCCTGATTAAATATGGAGAAACGATTTATGGAGCAGCTAGCCCTTCATACTAAAAAATGTTGGGTTTGATGTTATATGAGGGAATCAATGAGAATTTACCATACAATCCAATTCCAATGTTGTACATGGAGTTGATGGTGCGCTCCCACTGCTCACACAATGGCTTCTGATGAACCAAAACTGCCAGCATCCATCGTTGGTTCCTAACCACCTCTAGAAAGTTTGTTCAGCAACTGTCCGTGGATAATGAGAACTACTCATTTATCATTTCTGTATTACTGACAACAAGGATAACATTAGGGATGTGGATCAAGTATAGGTATACTTTAGCAAAAGGTATGGAAATTCAGTTCacttattcatgtccattgtatagTTGTCGTTAAAAATTTTATAGAAAAATAAGTGCGCATACTTGCATGCACTGATGAgcacgcgctctctctctctctctctctctctctctctctctctctctctctctctctctctctctctcacacacacacacacacacacacacacacacacacacacacacacacacacacacacacacacacagtttaataGCTATGGTTAATAGCATTAAAACATCTTGTATTTAAGTTGTTAAGAAGCTTGCCtacaaacacaatcattttacttcGCTGTATGTAAATAATTTCTCTTCAACACAGCACTTCATATATCCTTCAGTATTATAGAAACTATAGGCTATTAGATAGTGTTTCAGTTTTGCTTTGaatttatgaatttttttaattttctttatcagACAATGTATTAAAAATATGTTTGGTAGATAAAGACCATATTTTTGCTCTTGTTTCTTATGACGTTCATCTTTACCATATTTTTCCTTATTTATGACCAAAGCATTTTCCTAAACCATTTTCCTGGCCCATGTGTTACAAACTTTCTTCCGTGGATCATCCTCAGTACGTCCTTACATAAAAAAGGCCTCCTCATTTACACTATAAAGCTGCTGTCTTACTACTGTTGGTTGCTCTATTGGCTTCAACTGAGTTTCAAGAGTGCATGCTGAATTATAATTGGAAAACAaggtgcatctgcagcagcaagagTGGTGGCTGCAAAACAGGTAGTGCAAACATGTCACTGGCAGTAGAGAAAGTATGGATTAGTGGTCATTAGCAGTGGGTGAGTCTACCAGCCACGGGAGAACTGATCTGACCCCAGGGCAGTTGGTGCTGCACAGCGACATCATGCTCAATATCATTTACAACCAATCATGGACTttgtcagagtagtttcagggacaaAATCCTGGAGACAATTAGATTGAATAGTGCAAAAATCTGATCTCTAAAGAAGTCCTTAGCTGAATATGAGAAACAGAGTATTGATCTAGAAAATAAACTGTCCATGGCCACTGTTGAACTAAGGTGGTACCAGAGGAGAATAGCTTGCTGACCAACGTGATCACAGAATACCTATGACACATTTATTGCCACTGCATGTGAGAAACAGGTTAAAATAGCTGATATTGAGACAAGCCATTGTATAGTACGCACTCTATCTGTGCCGTGAAACACAGGCCCACAATAATTAAATCTGTGTCCTAATGGAAAAGATAGGATGTGCTTTAGCCAGAAAAGGAGTCACCAAGACTGGAATTACTGTCTTGAAAAATATTATACATTAAAGAATAAAACTGTTGCCACATCACAGTTTGTTTTACAAAGTGCATGGACTCGAGATGGCAGGATCATAATGAAAGCAGCAGAAGGAAAAAATAAGTAATGGGTACTTCTTTACTGCAAGACATTAAATGAAGTCTCATGAGACAGAGGTTgttcaatttcttttattgtatttttattttatttttaaatataggtTTGCTAAACTATTCTACTCAATTGTATTACTAATTATGTATACTCGTACATCAGCCTAGTTGATATTGAGGTGCTATATTATCAGCAGTACCCTTAACGTGTCTTTTAAGCCCGTAGCTTTTTCCCATACTTGTACTGTAAGCTTGTTTCACTGTAATCATAGAATGCAGGCTTTCATGGCTGGCATTTGCATGGTATCTGACATTTGACTTATGAGCATCAGGCCTTGGTCCAAAGCATAATTGTCTGCCTAAGGTTTCGTCttctaatgctggagacatcatcagaggctttaAAAACTCTGAAAGCTGTTACAGACGAGCTCAGCAAGCCAAACTGTTTATATGTATCCATGCAACGGTCAGTTTGTGAGGTTATCAGACTGCTTTCAATGATGGTGGAGTTGCACCATCACATGTTGTGGAACTTGTAGTGGGAAAGAGTTGTCAGTGTATGTTTTATTTAGCACTAAAGCTGCAATTTATCTCATTTCCATCCTTCTTGTTTTCTGATAGTTTTTGTGttaaaataaatggttgtagctccatcataagttgcaatgagaagtatcttttttttttttttttcccccccttctTCATGGTGACTAGATCTGGACACCTTTGTCCATTCACAAACCATCCATAAATACAGTGATAAATACAGGCAATAGCCTATGTATGAAAACTGCCCCTACATTAAAACACTGTGTGAAACATCCCCACTCTACTTAAAGCCATTGAAATGATACAGACAGTTGAGAACTTAATTTATTTATGCAAAATTTCATTTGTTAAGCATTGACTACATCATGGCAAAACAGCCACTTGGTTTAATTTAAGTTAAACTATTAGCTTAATTGTTAATATTACAAATGGCACAAGATCCTTTTGGTCATTTCACTACCAAAATGTACAATTTCCACAATGTAAGCCCGAAATGACACTTTTTCGTcattgtatgtaaattgttgattgACCTTAGGTGTAATTAAGCATTACCGCAAAAATTAATAGCTTATGATTAATGTTAAGTAAGCACTATCTCTTTCTGTCTCACACATTTTCCCCATTCTAATAATGTTTAGGTCACTCTGTACCCCAGATCACATAAGAAACAGACTGACCGTCCTTACAGCGGAACAGGCAACCATAAAAATAGTTTTCCTGTCGGTCACTAGACGTCACAGGTGacgctacaatgctaactgacctgtTCATGTCACGGAATTGGCAACACTGTATCTTTGGTGACGTGAATTAGGCTGATTTGTGTTGAGCTAGAGCACTGTACGCGAAATGAATTCtaagaatgtagattagctcctctaattctacaaaccaagtttatttctactgtagggatacttctcacaatcatatgcgaaatgaaataaatgaaaagtaacacacaaacatttctcgcgagttactgttgaaatgcagactgtattgcagtcgcataggttttacactcgccttccatgccgtctatttcctctttgttatacagctcttccaatatggattgttgttgttgttgttgtcttcagtcctgagactggtttgatgcagctctccatgctactctatcctgtgcaagctgcttcatctcccagtacctactgcaacctacatccttctgaatctgcttagtgtactcatctctcggtctccctctacgatttttaccctccacgctgccctccaatgctaaatttgtgatcccttgatgcctcaaaacatgtcctaccaaccgatcccttcttctagtcaagttgcgccacaaacttctcttctccccaatcctattcaatacctcctcattagttacgtgatctatccaccttatcttcagtattc from Schistocerca gregaria isolate iqSchGreg1 chromosome 6, iqSchGreg1.2, whole genome shotgun sequence carries:
- the LOC126278404 gene encoding DNA-dependent metalloprotease SPRTN-like, whose amino-acid sequence is MTFDDDLALQLQLQDMNRQPSVMDLPDDSSTHRWKSRKESENEDPNKKPMTLIDPSFEYIDPTPDVHAMFLQFNSRFFWGKLYAVEVRWSPRMTSCAGVCCYEGRGGLCSIRLSAPLLKLRPRKDLVETLLHEMIHAYLFVTNNDRDRDGHGPEFHKHMYRINKEAGTKISVYHNFHDEVKLYQQHWWRCNGPCQKWRPYFGMVKRAMNRPPGPTDFWWANHQAKCGGTYIKVREPEGFSKKKTGHAAVKGTATVSKERNDIRNFFPFMGEGKALATISSHDKGRAVSNGKYSSEKDTLRNTNKVTSNKREPSDLVHRGPVSVSSFIKGAPVAKDKKVGVKGLFDKPVLNTHSKNVTNSKNNLLSNNKSSSPFGSSPNNKFGKAQIGGMLANKGNGTMVITQKGNKQTQKKSSGANDSAPQHSVSAPVTPFVGKGYTVGSTSSCQPVPAATEKPWLSLLDKIEADRKKKKHLSSLTIGKVLSTTKTVKSNEIIKNESKMKNSSESMRSPPKKFKNDPATNPFLTTDVGSHNKIHSSRDSNSQAQSSANDSLEVMVSCPTCGTLVEENAINSHLDTCLQHRSEDTPASQNVANCPICNKNFPLNEINSHVDVCLSSNDDSTSVTMEEEDEMIKCPMCDEKLLKHTLDVHLESCILCITKADACFIEDDCESEMNDASGSDGGEDLHPCPLCMKLVKEDLMNIHLDDCLSADILQEMVQE